The genomic stretch TGGAGCCGCCGGCCGCGTTCTCGGGCTTCCCGGCCCTGCCCGCGGTCGCGCCGTCGGggccgccgccgtcgccgctCGCCGCGGCCGAGCCGGGGCCGGAGCCCGAGGAGGCGGCCGCGGGCCACGGGGAGCCGGAGCCCGCCCCCGCGCCCggcccggggcggcggcggcggcggcccctgCAGCGCGGGAAGCCGCCCTACTCGTACATCGCGCTCATCGCCATGGCGCTGGCGCACGCCCCGGGCCGCCGCCTCACGCTGGCCGCCATCTACCGCTTCATCACCGAGCGCTTCGCCTTCTACCGCGACAGCCCGCGCAAGTGGCAGAACAGCATCCGCCACAACCTGACGCTCAACGACTGCTTCGTCAAGGTCCCGCGCGAGCCGGGCAACCCGGGCAAGGGCAACTACTGGACGCTGGACCCCGCGGCCGCCGACATGTTCGACAACGGCAGCTTCCTGCGGCGCCGCAAGCGCTTCAAGCGCGCCGAGCTGCCCGCGCTGCCGGCCGCCGGCCCGCCGCCCTTCCCCTACGCGCCCTACGCGCCCGCGCCCGGGCCCGCGCTGCTcgcgccgccgccccccgccgcgcCCGGGCCCGCGCCGCCCGCGCGCCTCTTCAGCGTCGACAGCCTGGTGAACCTGCAGCCCGAGCTGGCGGGGCTGGGCGCCCCCGAGCCGCCCTGCTGCGCCGCGCCCGACGCCGGCGCCGCCTTCCCGCCCTGCCCGGCCGCCGCCTCCCCGCCGCTCTACACGACCGCCCCCGAGCGCCTGGGGCTGCCCGCGccgcgccccggccccggccccggccccggccccggcccgctCCCCGCCGAGCCCCTGCTGGCCCTGGCCGGGCCCGCCGCCGCGCTCGGCCCGCTCGGCCCCGGGGAGGCCTACCTGAGGCAGCCGGGCTACGCGCCCGGGCTCGAGCGCTACCTGTGAGCCTCCGCGGCGGCCAGCCCCGCCCTGCGCGCCCCGTCCTGCCCGGCTCGGCTCGGCTCGGCTCGGCGCGCGCCTCGGGGACGGAGCGCGCCTGTGACACCTGGccgcccccaccccattcccaccTGTGAGCCCCCTCGGGGCGCTCCCCCGGCGCTGGATCGGGTCCCAAGTCCCAGAGCTGGAGCGCCACCAGCGAGGGAGCCCCGAGCCTTCGGAAGCCGGACTTTCGCTGTGAAGCCGCCTCCTCGACTGGCTGCTAACTTCTTCCGCCTTCCCTCGAGTTTTCACAACACATTCGAGGTCAGACTTCTGGGTTCATGACTCCATTGCTGTCTTGCCTCCATTTCCCCACAAGTTTGCCCCCAACCCCACTTAcctgtctgcatttttttttttttttttttttaaactgggagaGAGCGCCCCTTCTGCACAGACACACCTGTCTATTTCAGTCCGGGAGGACAGTTCTTCGAGATTTCTGAACAAGCCTTACCAGGGGCTCCTGACTGAAAGGGGGGTTAGTGGGCTGCCCCACCATTTGGAAAACATAGGGCTTattgggttattatttttttaattaaagttggtttgattaaaaagaaagaaaaaatcttctTCTGGGCTCGGTGTGCTGGCTGGTGACTTGGGGGAGTGGTTTGGGGGTGAGATAGGGGGTGAGTTTCATTCAGGGTCTTGGGTTGCCACGGGGTGAGCACCTGGTCCGTTATCAGGCAAAAGTTCACGAAGTGGGACTAGGATGTGATTAAGCCATAGCTGTGCACATAGTGGGCCTAGTAAAATGCCACCacttgctgcgtcccagaggctGGGCCAGATGAGAGGGTGTGCGCATGGCTGTATTTGGCTAGTGAGTTTGTCTGCTGTGTGGGATTATTCCCAGCTCCCATGGATAAAGGAGCATTGGCCACTTCTCTAACAAGCTCTTCTagaatgtgccaagcactgttcaaGAACTGGAAATACATCATTAAGCAAATGGGTGAGATCCCTGCCTAATGGAGCTTATGGATCTGTGGGGGAGACACATTACCCATCAGTCCTCAGAGAAATGAGATAAATGCTGTAGAGCCTTGCTCTCCAACTATGGTCCACAGACCTTCAACGTCACTTGGGAGCTTGGTAGAAgtgcagaatctcaggctccacCTCGGACCCACTGAATCATCAGATTCTGCATTTTGACCAAATCTCCAGGTGATTAGGATGCACGGTACTCTGAAGGAAAGGCACTGAATCGAGACTGGGGGCTAGATTTAAAGGGCTAAACCTCCCAACTTTAAGGAGGGGGACCATGAACCACACGTTTCCCCACCGAACTTCTTGAGCTGGACTCTGCATCATCATCTATGCCCCCTGTTGTACCTACCCTGCTAGATTTACCCTGGGGCAGCTGCTACCTGAGCTGGTTACCGACTGTGCCCAGCACCACGGACAGGGCAGCTCAGAGGAGAGACTCAGAAGCTGCAGTTCCAGGGAGTTGGCCTTTGACCCTGTCCTGCTCCCTGGTGCTGACCCAAATGGTAAGCATCAGGCTTTTCCAAGCTCCCCTGCCCCAGGACTGTCAGTCTAGTGGGACCTGGATTGGGGGTCGGGGAAGGGGATCATGTGTCGAGTTCAGGGTGAATGTGACTTGCATGATGGATGTTGGATGTGCCTGATGCACCTCTTAGTGACAAGGATTTAAAGCTCTGGAGTGGTGCTGGAGGGTGAGGGTGGAGACTCAGCAGCTCAtagcagagaaagggcaggaaaTCTGAGAAGGCAGGGAAGGCCCTCTTTGGTGGTAGGACACTGGGTAATGACTGTCTGGTATGAAATGCCCCGAATAGACACCCTCCTTTAGCTATTAACCCCTTTGAGGAAGAGTCAGACCTAAGCTGCCTGAAGCATAGGAGCCCTTCACTTAATGCttgttgactgactgactgactgactgacacGATGTTGTGCCTAGCTTACTGAATAATGACTGGGCTGACAGTACTTTGGCAACTTCTTATCCATTCCTACTTGCAGTCCTTGCAGTGACTTGCAAAAGAGGCAaaagaggtggaggtgggggctaTTTCCCCATTTGTCACATGAGAAAATCGCCCCTCCCTGGAGTCCAGCAGGTAGCAAAGATCCAGCCAGTCTCTTCTCTAAGGAGTAGAGTTCcataaacatcaaaatataaacTTTCTTCTGTTTCAAATGATGTTACAGCTCTTCCTCCTGCCTCAGAGCACCTCTTGATAAAATCCTTCCAAATCCAAAAACTTTCCAGAGGAGAGGAGAACCTTTCTCAGTCTATTGAAACAGGAAGTACCTTGTGAGCTCTGATTTCCATTCTCGTCACTGTCCTACAGTTCTCTGTCTTGGAACTCTGGGATCTTGGGACTCTGAGGACAAGGTGGGAAATGTCTGTCCAGAAATACTAGAAAGGTCACTACTAAACTGGAAAatcagagagattttttaaatgcctctttaattttcctttattcaacAGTGTCGGGCTTGCTATGtgccgggccctgtgctgggctctgaggcCAATGCAGAATCTGTTTATGCCCTCACAGAATATGCTACATGTCATAGAATGCCCTAAGAATTTTGACACCTTGGTAGAtgttgaagaaacaaaaacaaaagccctaATTCAACTCTTGTCTTTACAAGTGCCAACCACTTATCTAGAAGTAAGATTTCAATatgattctctcttcccccttttaGGGGAAAATAATCTGAATAGAGCCTTTAAGAACCTTAAGCAAATACTCCCCCCTTCATCCTTGTAGAAAACTAGAACCTATCTTTAATCTGAAGACACATTTTTGacacttaatttttgtttttattaaattgaaaCAAGCATATAATCTAACAAGTCAAATAGCAAAGGCCTATGAGAGTGCCTTGCCTACTGTCAGGATCCCTGTTTTGTTCCCTAGAAGCATTTACTTTCAATTCCTATTTGTCTCTTTTGGAATATACTTCCACATTTCTGTTCTCTTGAAACAGTATGATTAATTTCCTATCATAATAATCATTTACctctaaaatctttatttctttccatccctGCCCAAACCATCAGCTTTTAGCATTTACATTCTGTTACCATATGAATATTGTTCTCAGATAAGCTGCTAGTGCATCAtgactacaatttttttttttttttggtgcaactTTTAACTTTTCCTGGAGTCAAtgccttattttttcatttgcctaGCTTTCTTTGTCCCTATGGCTAAGTCTTCCTGTATTTTCCGAAAGCATTGGGGTATACTTTTTCATGAGGTCAAACTTATCAGGAAGTCTGTCATTGCTGTTGGTGGTTGTATTCTTCCTTTCCTGGGAGTATTTATCTTAGAGTTCTCTGTCTTCCAGATCCAGTATGAGCTGACTGCTCTCCATGTCTGCTGCACAGATGTGGACCTGAAATTTCTCATCAGTGTTATCCTTGGGATTCCTTGGAATTCCCTCCACTTCTGTCCAGTGCTGGATTCTCTGCTTCCTGGATTCCACctcatcttttttcttggtttatttctttgtttcagttGAGGTAAATTGTGGGAGAAATTTTGCACATCTgaaattaagataattattttagtACGGGAAGCTAAGTGTGCACTTTGACAATGAAATGGTTGGCTCAAAGCTCTACCTTTCTAGAGTCTTATTTGGGGAGGTTGAGGAGGAGGGGAACGGGAAATTGTTTTATGGGTTCAGCATGCATTATGTATGGGGAAGCTGGGATGGTGGCTCAAAGTTAtggaaatgaggggtgcctgttTTGGCAGGAAGATAAGGCAGGGGACAGTTCTGAGTTCCTTATAGGAATATATAGGTGAGCTGAGGGGGTTGCTTCCTAACCTAGGGAGACTTGGAACACTGGATGGATGGCTTTGGGCCCAGGATGGTGCTGAGCTGGTTAGACAGTCTGTTGGACCCAGTTCAAGAAGTGGCCAACCTCACCCTGACAGGGGGAACATTGGGTACATAGAAAAGTGACATCCTTGGAAGGGACATAGGTAAGCAGATCAACAGAGAGGCTCCTTCGTGCAATTTTCAGGACCGTGGGCTTCACttgggaaggcagagggaaaaaTGTACAACATGGAAAACCCTCTACTATTAGTGACTTGGTTGGTTTTAAGCCCATGTGAAGTACCTGTTTGGGAGATCCTGGAAGTATGAGGTTGGGGAGGATTTTGAAAGATACAGGAGGCTAAAGTagtcttttttaaacaaaaaaaattctgtggaCCCCCAGTATTGACCTAgaccttaacttttttttaagtttatttatttattttgagggagagagtgcgcgcacgtgtgcatacacacacacacacacacacacacacacacacacacacacacacacgagtgaatgggggaggggcagagagagagggagaaagagagaatcccaagcagtctttcctgctctcagtgcagagcccatcttggggcttgatcccatgaactatgagatcatgatctgagctgaaatcaagaacagGATGTTCAAtcaactggaccacccaggcaccccaatcttaactttttattataatatcatttaGTATGTGCAGATATAAAATTCTTAGACTTGTACCTTGTATgcaactataaaacaaaaatttaattcacAAATCAAGTTCAAACAgagctacaaaataaaaattcatattcacAACATTAATCAAATGTAAAAAAGATATTGTTTTGCTGAAGCTAAATAAATCACTTGCACCATAATTGTGGCCTTGAGCGCTCCATCACAGTCTTTTGGGTTTGGTATGGCTTGAGCCACGATGCCTAAATTTATCcaccattgttttcttttgaatgaaGTACAAGCATTCCTTCATATAGCAGGCCATGCCACCAGCTGGCCCAAACACAGCATTTACTTATAAAGTCTACATTATTTTTTGCCTTATCTCAAGATTAAAGTAGTattacttggggtgcctgggtggttcagccaggtaagtgtccaacttttgatttcagctcaggtcatgatctcggtagttcccgagatcaagccctgcgttgcactctgtgctgacagtgcagagcctgcttgggattctctttccctctctctctgcccctcctccgctcatgcatgctctctctttctctctctctcaagataaataaataaacataaaaaaataaaggtaaaacaaacaacaaatgtaAATGAAGACTCTAAATATCAGGTCTCTGATATTTATATCGGGAGGTCATGGAAGTGGTCAATTATATGCTTATATGAATGTGTTTATGTGaatgtgaaatgaaaacacaacattcaaaaaatgttaataaattccTACATGTATAAGAATATGTTCTTGGCCACATTTTGAATTAAgtccttgaaaattaaaaaatgcttatctaggggagcctgggtggcttagttgagcgtccaacttcagctcaggtcatgatctcatggttcatgagttcaagccccaaatcaggccctgtgctgatagctcagagcctagagcctgctttggattctgtgtttccctctctctctgcccctcccccactcatgctctgttgctctctcaaaaataaataaacattaaaaaatgcttatctAAATAACCCTCAGGTTAgaggaaaattatatataaattaataaaggtGAGAAGAGTACATATTAATCCATAGGATGTAGTCAAACCTGTGCTCAGAGGAAATTTCATAGCCCTAAATATCTATTAGAGAGGATCTGgggtgggttggggtggggagaccAATGAAAAGGTTACTGCAGTATCCAGGCAGAGAAGGATGGTAGCTTGGTGGAAGTAGCAGTAGCAATGGAGGGAAACAGGTATACAAAGGTTTGGAAATGATCAACCATGTGGCTAAAATCTTTCTATTCCATGGAGGTTACAAACTTTCCCATTTAATCATAGCCTCATGCCGACCCTGAAAGCTTGGGGTGGTCAGTTGACTGGCACACAACCTGGTCTGGCTTGACTGATTTGAGGAGTGACTAATCTCAACACACCGATTAGtacagaagaaatggaaaacactgtCAGAAACTGTCCCTCCATTGCTCCCACCAGAGAGCACCTAGACTAGCTGATTTTACCCATGAATTCTGTCAAACTATCAAGAAACCCATTTTTCCAGTTTATATAAATTGTTCTAGAACactgaagaaatggaagacattCCAATTCTATTTAATACGTTGTCGAAGCCTGATAAAGAAGgggtgaaaatgcaaaatatagcCATCCTCGCATCTGAAAGCAGATGCAAAGTTCCTCAATGAAATAGCAGCAAGTCAAATCTAGTGGTGTATTACAAAAAAATGCATGATCAAACACagtttattcctggaatgcagggTGGCATTATTAGAATTATCAGCTCCAATTTACAGGATATGAAATTGGGGCTCATAAAGGTTAAGTGACTCACCTGGGCGAAGCTTAGAACTTGACTCTGGCACACCTGACTCCAAAATCATTCTCTGCCTCTGAGGAAGAGGCAAGTGGAAGTGGAAACTGGGCTCaacccccggccccccccccccgccccaattcCTCTATTCACCCTATTTTCCGCCACGCCCCTCCACGGTCCTGATCTGGAAAGGTATCTTCCAACCTAAGTGACAAGTTTTAGTCTCCtttgtctttcagttttctaCTTCCTTCCCTTCTGAGCTCCATTCTCTCTGACCCCTTTCCCTGtactcctgtcctccctccctctcccctcatcAATTTGGTGGAGACGAGAGCGCCACCTATTGGCCACCTTTTATGTACCTGATAGGAGCAGGAAATTCAGGGAAGGAAGCCAGGATGCATTTGGATGCTGTTTTGGGCTGGGAGTTGCTTCTGGTGGCTGGAAGTCACTTGCTCCAGTGGGGAACCCAGTTGCTTAGTGTGGAAGAGGAAAACTAGCTGCAGTTACCACCTCTCCTTGGAAGCGCTCCCAGGTCTCCCGTCCTCCTCCATTCTTCTTGGCAGCTCTTGGTAGATGCCCCGTTGTAGGGGGGCTTGGAATGGGGTTATGGTAGGCAGTCCCAGCTGCCAAGAATTGATCTACtctgtgagagagaaacagaggaaagtgtgctgagctgaggtcaagaaaTCTGAGGTCTGGTCAAGCACTCAGGCaacccctttcctttttctgtctttcacaGCGATTCTCAATGCTCTCCAAGCCCCATGACTGTGTGCTCCTCCCCAGCTGAGGACTCATGTGAACCAGATACTGCCCCTGCCTCAGAGGTGTCAAATATAGGTGGGAGACAATATAGTGTGTAGTGTGCTGACAAGATGAGGGGGCTTGTAGGTCACCTTGGTCACTCACCAGTTAGAACCTCTGCTCAGCCTCAATCTCCTCTGAAAAAGGGAGAATgtgccctgccctctctgccaGGGTGagatggcttttgtttttttaaaaaactttttaaatgtttactcatttttgagagacagagaatgagcagggaaggggcagagagagggagtcacagaatctgagacacagaatcagactccgggctccgagctgtcagcacagagcgcgacgcagagctcgaactcacaaactgtgagatcattacctgagctgaagtcagatgcttaaccaactaagccacccaggcactctgggtGAGATGGCTTTTGTAAATGCTAACGTCACTGTGATGGTGGATGAGGATATTCTACCCTGTCTCGCTCATCGGGCAGCCTCACCAGGCTAGGTATGCAGGGCCTTGTCCTGAAATACCCCTTGTCTGGAGGCTGGGCTTGAGGTTTGGGCAGTGGAGGAGAAGTAGAGACAAGAGGGCTCCATCCTGCTTGAGCATCAGACCTTAAGCCTCAGACTAGCTCCCTGAATTGTGTAGGGGCTAGGGCTTGGCGGGCTTCACAaagaagtcttcctggaggagatgagCTCTGGTTTGGGGTcttgaaggaaaggagaaggtcTGCTATTCCGGTTTCTATAAAACCGCCTTTCCTCCATCCTAATCCCTGTCCAGCCGGGCAGACTGAAAAAGTCTGACTACTTCCAAAGCAATTTAGGTGGGTCCAAgacaggaggaagagacagagggatggggaagagaagagCAAAAGGGTAAGGTAGAAAGTTTGGGGTCCTAGCGAGCCGACTCACCTACTTCCCTGCCTGATGGGCCACAGGCCAGAGCCCGAAGGCATCCACTAGATTGGGCTTCTATGTCCCTGCCTTCAACATTAGCCACCAACCATATTTTCAGGTTGGGGCCCACAGGAAGTGTTTAGCACATAGTTACACTTTTTCTACTCACATGTTCTACATACTTAGCCTTATTCATTAGGATGATTCCATTGTTTGCTtgaaagtatttattcatttgtcaaataGGCTATAAATTTACTtggctttaaaattataaaaataaagtattcagTGAAAAGTCTCCCttccatttttgtcatttatttgccCCAACAGATAATCAGTTATTAGTTTTTTATTCATCCTCTTAGCTATTTTTGttgtatatacaaaccaaaacaaatatacattattttctccttttaaaaaaaaacaaaatgagaagcatAATGTTTACCCTGTTGagtatcttgaatttttttcactCAATAATATACCTTTGATATATTTGATCTGGTCTTTCCAGATCAACAGATAAAGGgcttctttattctattttacacAGTATACTATTTCCTCATATAGATGTGCCACTATTTGTCCtcctatcaatggacatttacattgtttccaaGCTTTTGGCATTCCCAAACCAGTTGCAATGAGGCCTTATACATATATCAGGTGTGCGGGTGTATTTGCAGGAGAAATTTCTGGAAGTGCATTTCCACGCAGTCCTTGTCAGGACACCAAGCTCCCTGTGACCACACTGGCTCTTTTGGTAACTGTCCACTTTTATTTCTCAAAGGGCCCCTTGGTGACTGTGGTCAGAATTCCACTTTCTTAGGACTGTCCTCTCCCCAGTGATCTTCCCATCAGAATCTCTCACTAGGGCCCCTCACTAGATGTTTTGCTCTGGATCTGGGAAGACTGGGCACTTGCCATCTCCACTCTGGGCGGGGTCTGTGCTCTGGCCATCAATCTGTCCAGAGTAATAGGCTCCTTCTCCTTTCCAGTCCCCAGACCCTGGGCATCAGTGGCAGGTGTAGGAAGCTCACTCTTCGGACCTCTACTGTTCAGGCCTCAGGCCTCCTGCCAAATGCTGccat from Panthera leo isolate Ple1 chromosome C1, P.leo_Ple1_pat1.1, whole genome shotgun sequence encodes the following:
- the FOXE3 gene encoding forkhead box protein E3, translating into MTGRSDMEPPAAFSGFPALPAVAPSGPPPSPLAAAEPGPEPEEAAAGHGEPEPAPAPGPGRRRRRPLQRGKPPYSYIALIAMALAHAPGRRLTLAAIYRFITERFAFYRDSPRKWQNSIRHNLTLNDCFVKVPREPGNPGKGNYWTLDPAAADMFDNGSFLRRRKRFKRAELPALPAAGPPPFPYAPYAPAPGPALLAPPPPAAPGPAPPARLFSVDSLVNLQPELAGLGAPEPPCCAAPDAGAAFPPCPAAASPPLYTTAPERLGLPAPRPGPGPGPGPGPLPAEPLLALAGPAAALGPLGPGEAYLRQPGYAPGLERYL